In the Afipia sp. GAS231 genome, CACCAGCACGATTCCGACCCTGGTGCGCGACGCCTTCCGGATTGCGACGCAGGAACGGCCCGGCCCCGTCCTGCTGGAATTGCCGGAGGACATCGCCGGCGAAGAAGCCGAACCGGTTGCAATGGTCGCGCAGCATCCGATTGAAATTCCAGTCGCCCACCGTGCTTCGCTCGACCGTGCCGCCGAGATGATTCTAAATGCCAAGCGGCCGTTGATCATGCTGGGCGCCGCCGCTTCCCGGCCGCGAAGCACGACCGGAATTGCCGGATTTGTTCGACGCACCCAGATTCCCTTCTTCACCACCCAGATGGGAAAAGGCACCGCGCCCGGCGGCACCAGATTGTATATGGGTACGGCAGCGCTGAGCGAACGCGACTATGTCCATGAAGCGATCGATCGCGCCGACCTGATCATCGCCATCGGCCACGACACGATCGAGAAGCCGCCCTTCATCATGGGCCCCGACGGGCCACAGGTCGTTCACGTCAATTACACGCCGGCCAACGTCGAGCAGGTCTATTTTCCGCAATGCGAGGTGGTCGGCGATGTCGGCCCGAGTCTCGAACTGCTGGCCGACCGCCTCGAGGGCCGTCTGCCCAACGCCGGCGCGTTGTTGAATCTCCGCGAAGGCATTCTGAGCAAGATCGCTGACCGGGCCACGGAGGCCCGTTGGCCGCCGACACCGCAACGCATTGTCCATGACGTGCGGCAGGTGATGCCCGAGAACGGCATCGTTGCGCTCGACAACGGCATGTACAAGATCTGGTTCGCGCGCAATTACCGTACGCTGGTCGCCAACACGCTGCTGCTCGACAATGCGCTCGCGACCATGGGGGCCGGGTTGCCGTCGGCGATGATGGCGGCGATGCTTTATCCGGAACGCCGGGTGCTTGCGGTGTGCGGCGACGGCGGGTTCATGATGAACTCGCAGGAAATGGAAACCGCGGTCCGCCTCAAACTGAACCTGGTGGTGCTGGTCCTGGAGGATTCCGCCTACGGAATGATCCGCTGGAAGCAGGCGGTCGATCATTTTCCCGATTTCGGCCTGAGCTTTGGAAATCCGGACTTCGTGCGGTACGCCGAGAGTTACGGCGCCAAAGGTACAAGGATCGAAAGTACGGAGGCGATCATCCCCACGCTCGAGCGTGCGTTTGCCGGAGGCGGCGTACACCTGGTCGTCATGCCGATCGACTATAGCGAGAACATCCGCGTGCTGGTCGATGAACTCCGCGAGAAAGTGAAGCGGCTTGACGAGGCGAAGAACTAGTTCTCCATCGCCTCATAGACCAGTTGCTTGAGCGTCCGCTGGACGCGCTGCCGTTCGGTCGGCGTCTGCTCCAGCAGCACGAACATCATCTCCTGCTTGCGGTCGATCACCATATAACAGCCGCTGGCGCCGTCCCATTTCAACTCGCCGAGCGAGCCCGGCGGCGGCGGTTTTGCGTTACCCGCATCGGTTCGCACCGCAAGTCCCAACCCCATGCCAAAACCGTCGCCGGGGAAATAGAAATAATCCCGCTCGACACCCGAGCCCTTGCCGGCATAGTCGGTCGCCATCATCTCAAATGTCTTTGGGTTGAGGTAGATCTTGCCCTCGAAGCTGCCGCCGTTGAGCAGCATCTGCGCAAAGCGCGAAAAGTCCGCCATGGTCGACACCATGCCGCCGCTGGCGGATTCCCACTTCTGCTTCACCTCGGTCCGGTACTGGCGGCCGACGCGGAAATCGCTGTCGTTCGGCAGCGGCTGGGCCAGTCGCGCCAGCCGCTCCGGTTCAGTGACGAAGAAGCCGGTATCGACCATGCCGAGCGGGGTAAGCAGCTTTTCCTTCTCGATCTCGAACAGCGATTTTCCGGATACGATCTCCATGATCCGCGCAAGGATGTCGGTGGAATGGCCGTATTGCCAGAGCGCGCCGGGCTGGTTGTGCAGCGGCAGCTTGGCGATTCGTTCGGCGAATTCGGCGAGGTCGAAATCGCCCGCGTAGATGTTGGCGTCCTTGTAGGCCTTGCGCACCAGGCTATCGCCGTAGAAGCCATAAGTAATACCCGATGTGTGCCGCATCAGGTCGAGCACCGTCATCGGGCGGGTTTGCGGCACCAGTTCGAGCGTCTTGGTGCCGTCCTCGGCCTTCTTCTCGACGCCGACTTTGGTGTCGGCGAACGAGGGAATGTATTTTGCGACGGGATCATCGAGCTTGAGCTTGCCGTCCTGGATCAGCTCCATCGCGACAACCGAGGTGATCGCCTTGGTCAGCGACGACAGGCGGAAGATGGTCTTGTCCGTGATCGGCGCCTTCGACACCGTGTCCTGCGTGCCGAAGATCTCGTGATAGACCGGCTTGCCGCGCTGCTGGATCAGGACGTCGGCGCCGGAAATCTTGCCGGTCGCGACCTCGTTCTTGAAGAACTCCGTGACCTTCGCGAGCTTCTCCGGATTGAAATGCGCTCCGGGCGGAATATCGAAGGTGCCTTCGGCACACACCGCGGGCGCAGCCAGCAACAGCGCGCCAGCGGCCAGCGCGCGCAACATATGACGAGAATTCATCGGACCCCTCCCAGGAACTCACGGGAGAGTGTAGCGGCGGTGTCAGTCGGCACAAGGGCTGCCGAACCCGGCCAAAGCCGCTTCATGCAGCCGGCCGCTGTCGCGGGAAAAGCAGCAGAACACCACGCGCGTCACATCAGGCGCTGCAGCCAGCGCCTCGGCGACGGCGGCAACCGCGAGGCCGGCCGCACGATCGGCGGGGAAGTGATAGACGCCGGTGGAGATTGCAGGGAAAGCTACCGACGACAGCGCGTTGGCCTGACACAGTTCGAGCGCGCGGCGATAGCAGGAAGCAAGCAGTTGATCCTCGCCGCCGCCACCGCCGTGCCAGACCGGCCCGACGGCATGAATCACGTGCTTGGCCTGCAGCCGGTATCCGTTGGTGATCTTGGCATCACCGGTCGCACAGCCACCAAGCGTGCGGCATTCGGCAAGCAGTTCGGGCCCGGCGGCCCGATGGATCGCGCCATCGACGCCGCCGCCGCCGAGCAGAGACGAATTCGCCGCGTTGACGATGGCGTCAACGCGCAGTGTAGTGATGTCGGCAACAACGACTTCCAGCCGCGCCTTGCCGAGCTGGCGCGCGGTGCCGCTCAGGCTTAGGCCGCAGCGTTGACGCTGACGCCCTTGTCGGCGAACAGCTGCTGCAATTCGCCGGCCTGGAACATCTCGCGGATGATGTCGCAGCCGCCGACGAACTCGCCCTTGACGTAAAGCTGCGGAATGGTCGGCCAGTTCGAATAGGTCTTGATGCCATCGCGCAGGTCGGCGGATTCAAGAACGTTCAGGCCCTTGTAGCCGACGCCGACGTGATCGAGGATCTGGACCACCTGGCCCGAGAAACCGCACTGCGGAAACTGCGGCGTACCCTTCATGAACAGCACGACGTCGTTCGACTTCACTTCATTGTCGATGAATTGCTCGATGCTCATCTTCATTTCCTTTTGGGGCACCGCCCCCTGCCGCTAAGCCTGATGGGCCGATTTAACCCGCTTACTGGCTATATATGTAGCCCAAACCTTTGTGCATCCAAAGTAAAATGGCGGGGAGCTGGCATGCGCGGGCCCCGGTCCACAGCCCCGGGCGGGACCGGCCATCATCTGACGGCCTCAATATCATGCCCCGGGGAGGCTTTTATCCCGGACCGGAACCCCTATCTAGGACGGACTGTCCGCCAGGAACCAGTTCGCCAGAGAAACGTTCTCTCCCTCGACCGGAGACACCAGTGACGAAATCAGTATCCGCCGCGGCCTTGTCGGCCACATCAGCCCCGTCACTTTTCTCCGATTCCGGCAGCCTCGCCCAGAATCTGGTCGAGGCTTATCTCGCCGTCCGGGACGAAACCGAGCGCCGGGCGGCTCCCCTGAGCCCCGAAGACCAGCTGATCCAGTCGATGCCGGACGCGAGCCCGGCGAAATGGCACCGCGCCCATACCACCTGGTTCTTCGAGCAGTTCCTGCTCGGCGAGCACTGTCCGGGCTACCAGCCGTTTCACCCCGACTACGCCTTCCTGTTCAACTCCTATTACGTCAGCGCCGGACCGCGGCACGCCCGCCACCAGCGCGGCCATCTGACCCGCCCGAGTGCCGACGAGGTCACCGCCTATCGCCGCCATGTCGACGCCGCGGTGGTGAAATTCTTCCAGACCGCCGATCAGGAGACGCTTTCGAAACTGGCCCCCCTGGTGGAAGTCGGCCTCAATCACGAACAGCAGCATCAGGAATTGATGCTGACCGACATCCTGCACGCCTTTGCGCAGAACCCGATCCCGCCGGCCTACGATCCGGCGTGGCGTTTCCCGGCATCGCACCGAACGGTTGAGGAATGGGTCGCCCTCACCGAGGGCATTCACAGCGTCGGCCACGCCGACGACAGCTTTCATTTCGACAATGAAAAGCCGGCGCATCGCGCGCTGGTCGGCCCGGTCAGGCTTGCCCGCAACCTCGTCACCAATGCCGAATGGCTCGCCTTCATGAAGGATGGCGGCTACGGCACGGCGACGCTGTGGCTGATGGACGGCTTTGCGGTGGTCAACAACGAAGGCTGGGAGGCGCCCGGCCACTGGCGCCAGATCGACGGCGAATGGCGGATCATGACGCTCGGCGGCCTGCAGCCGATCGACCTGGCCGCCCCGGTCAACCATGTCAGCTATTACGAGGCCGACGCGTTCGCACGTTGGGCCGGCAAGCATCTGCCAACCGAGATGGAATGGGAAGTCGCCGCCCGCGCCGGCCAGTTGAACGATGCCTTCGGCATCGTCTGGCAGTGGACCCGCAGCTCCTACTCGCCCTACCCCGGCTACCGCGCCATCGAAGGCGCGCTCGGGGAATACAACGGCAAGTTCATGGTCAACCAGTTGGTGCTGCGTGGCTCGTCGCCCGTAACACCCGCCGGCCACAGCCGTATTACCTATCGCAACTTCTTTTATCCGCACCACCGCTGGCAATTTACAGGGTTACGCCTCGCCGACTACGTCTGAATTTCCGCAGATCGAGCCGCGCCGGAAAGCGCGTTCAGGAGAGTATCATGAATGTGCATGCCACCGCTTTGACCCAAGTGTTGCCCCAAGTGCAGCCGTTCGACGAAGCGACCTCGGCCTTCGCCGGCGACGTGATCGGCAACCTGTCGCAGCATCCCAAGCGGCTGTCGCCGAAATACTTCTATGACGCCACGGGATCGGAACTGTTCGAGCAGATCACGGTACTCCCCGAATATTATCCGACCCGCACCGAGCTCGGCATTTTACGCAGCCGTGGCGACGAGATTGCCGCGATCATCCCGAAGGGCGCGGCGCTGGTCGAATTCGGCGCAGGTGCCACGACCAAGGTCCGGCTGCTGCTGGAGCGCTGCGAGTTCGGCGCCTATGTCCCAGTCGATATCTCCGGCGATTTCCTCAAGGGTCAGGCCGATGCGTTGCGCAAGGATTTTCCCGATCTCGCGGTTTATCCGGTCGCTGCCGACTTCACCGCACCGTTTGCGCTGCCGGCCGAGATCGCTGATATGCCGAAGGTCGGCTTCTTTCCGGGATCGACGCTCGGCAATTTCGAACCGCATGAAGCCCAGGCCTTCCTGAGCAGCGCCCGCGAGATTCTTGGGCAAGGCGCACAGATGGTCATCGGCGTCGATCTCGAAAAGAACGAGCGCGTGCTTTACGATGCCTACAACGATGCCGCCGGCGTCACCGCCCGCTTCAATCTCAATGTGCTGGTCCGCATCAACCGCGAGCTCGGTGGAAATTTCGACATTTCCGGTTTCATGCATCGCTCGATCTACAATCGCGAGCGTCATCGCATCGAAATGCACCTGATCGCCAAAAAGGCGCAGTCGGTGAGGATCCTCGGGCAGAATTTCTCGTTCCGCCCCGGCGAAAGCATCCACACCGAGTCGAGCTATAAATACAGCCTCGAACGCTTCACCGCGCTGGCGCGCCAATCAAGCTGGTCGGTCCGCTCGTCCTGGACCGACGACGAACGGATGTTTTCCGTCCACGCGCTGGTGGCCGAGGGTTAAGGGCCCGGCCATCATGATCGGTGGCCGTCACTCGATTCCACCGCCACAGGATCGGGACTTGTGACGGGCCGGCCGCGGTCTGCGGCCGGGCACGATCCGCGGCGCGGGAGATATCCAGTGGTCGGACAATCGCTCGGCATCCAGCAACCAGGCGTGAATGATCCGCCACTTATCCTGCCCTCGGGCCTGGAAATCCAGCAGCGGCGACCCTGTGTCCTGAAGTTCGTGGAAGAATTTCAGCGAGTCTTTTCCGGTGGGCCCGCCCGGATCTACCGGCCTTGATAGAATCCAGCGGTCCCACTGCTGCAAAATCAGGACTCTTGCTTCGCTTTGTTTCATCGGCGCGTATTCCCAGCCACGGAATCCGTGGGAGCTGAGGGTGGCCGCGCTGGTCAAAGTGAAAGCATGGTATCTGCGCCGC is a window encoding:
- the egtD gene encoding L-histidine N(alpha)-methyltransferase; this encodes MNVHATALTQVLPQVQPFDEATSAFAGDVIGNLSQHPKRLSPKYFYDATGSELFEQITVLPEYYPTRTELGILRSRGDEIAAIIPKGAALVEFGAGATTKVRLLLERCEFGAYVPVDISGDFLKGQADALRKDFPDLAVYPVAADFTAPFALPAEIADMPKVGFFPGSTLGNFEPHEAQAFLSSAREILGQGAQMVIGVDLEKNERVLYDAYNDAAGVTARFNLNVLVRINRELGGNFDISGFMHRSIYNRERHRIEMHLIAKKAQSVRILGQNFSFRPGESIHTESSYKYSLERFTALARQSSWSVRSSWTDDERMFSVHALVAEG
- the egtB gene encoding ergothioneine biosynthesis protein EgtB, which translates into the protein MTKSVSAAALSATSAPSLFSDSGSLAQNLVEAYLAVRDETERRAAPLSPEDQLIQSMPDASPAKWHRAHTTWFFEQFLLGEHCPGYQPFHPDYAFLFNSYYVSAGPRHARHQRGHLTRPSADEVTAYRRHVDAAVVKFFQTADQETLSKLAPLVEVGLNHEQQHQELMLTDILHAFAQNPIPPAYDPAWRFPASHRTVEEWVALTEGIHSVGHADDSFHFDNEKPAHRALVGPVRLARNLVTNAEWLAFMKDGGYGTATLWLMDGFAVVNNEGWEAPGHWRQIDGEWRIMTLGGLQPIDLAAPVNHVSYYEADAFARWAGKHLPTEMEWEVAARAGQLNDAFGIVWQWTRSSYSPYPGYRAIEGALGEYNGKFMVNQLVLRGSSPVTPAGHSRITYRNFFYPHHRWQFTGLRLADYV
- a CDS encoding acetolactate synthase large subunit, producing MPKGSDLLVAALENEGVDRIFGVPGEENLDVVESLRKSSIQLILTRHEQAAAFMAATYGRLTGKPGVCITTLGPGALNLTTGAAYALLGAMPMVMLTGQKGIMSSRQAKFQIVDVVGTFKPLTKLSLQIVSTSTIPTLVRDAFRIATQERPGPVLLELPEDIAGEEAEPVAMVAQHPIEIPVAHRASLDRAAEMILNAKRPLIMLGAAASRPRSTTGIAGFVRRTQIPFFTTQMGKGTAPGGTRLYMGTAALSERDYVHEAIDRADLIIAIGHDTIEKPPFIMGPDGPQVVHVNYTPANVEQVYFPQCEVVGDVGPSLELLADRLEGRLPNAGALLNLREGILSKIADRATEARWPPTPQRIVHDVRQVMPENGIVALDNGMYKIWFARNYRTLVANTLLLDNALATMGAGLPSAMMAAMLYPERRVLAVCGDGGFMMNSQEMETAVRLKLNLVVLVLEDSAYGMIRWKQAVDHFPDFGLSFGNPDFVRYAESYGAKGTRIESTEAIIPTLERAFAGGGVHLVVMPIDYSENIRVLVDELREKVKRLDEAKN
- the grxD gene encoding Grx4 family monothiol glutaredoxin; translation: MSIEQFIDNEVKSNDVVLFMKGTPQFPQCGFSGQVVQILDHVGVGYKGLNVLESADLRDGIKTYSNWPTIPQLYVKGEFVGGCDIIREMFQAGELQQLFADKGVSVNAAA
- a CDS encoding serine hydrolase, coding for MNSRHMLRALAAGALLLAAPAVCAEGTFDIPPGAHFNPEKLAKVTEFFKNEVATGKISGADVLIQQRGKPVYHEIFGTQDTVSKAPITDKTIFRLSSLTKAITSVVAMELIQDGKLKLDDPVAKYIPSFADTKVGVEKKAEDGTKTLELVPQTRPMTVLDLMRHTSGITYGFYGDSLVRKAYKDANIYAGDFDLAEFAERIAKLPLHNQPGALWQYGHSTDILARIMEIVSGKSLFEIEKEKLLTPLGMVDTGFFVTEPERLARLAQPLPNDSDFRVGRQYRTEVKQKWESASGGMVSTMADFSRFAQMLLNGGSFEGKIYLNPKTFEMMATDYAGKGSGVERDYFYFPGDGFGMGLGLAVRTDAGNAKPPPPGSLGELKWDGASGCYMVIDRKQEMMFVLLEQTPTERQRVQRTLKQLVYEAMEN
- a CDS encoding O-acetyl-ADP-ribose deacetylase; translation: MSGTARQLGKARLEVVVADITTLRVDAIVNAANSSLLGGGGVDGAIHRAAGPELLAECRTLGGCATGDAKITNGYRLQAKHVIHAVGPVWHGGGGGEDQLLASCYRRALELCQANALSSVAFPAISTGVYHFPADRAAGLAVAAVAEALAAAPDVTRVVFCCFSRDSGRLHEAALAGFGSPCAD